The Deltaproteobacteria bacterium genomic interval GCGTTTCTGGCGGCACAAGGGCGATTCGCCCAAGGGTGGTTCACCCAAGGGAATAAAATTCAAAGTACCATCCTCAAGGTCCCCCATCACGGGAGCAACAGCTCCAGTTCTGTTCCTTTTCTGGAGCTTGTGAAACCTCAATTGGCCGTCATCAGCGTCGGCTGGAAGAACCCGTTTCATTTTCCAAGACCAGAGGTCCTGGAAAGGTATAGGGAGAGAGGAATACCTGTTTATCGAACGGATAAAAACGGTGCTGTTATCGTGGAAACAGACGGGAAGACGACTCGTATCAAGAAGGAGATCTGAACAATATGTGGGCAGTGTAGGGATCGAACCTACGACCCCCTCGGTGTAAACGAGGTGACCGTGGCGACGGACGGAGAACTGTTTGAGATCAAAAGGGAGCACTGATAAGAGGTCTTGCTCAAATTTATTGATATAGTTATAAGTGGATGGATTATGAAGGTTCGTGATATAATAAGATTGATTGAATCAGACGGGTGGTATTTGATAGCAACGAAAGGAAGTCATCAGCAATATAAACACCCTGCTAAGTCAGGAAGGGTTACTATTGCGGGGCATTCTCAAAATGCCAATTTAGCTCCAGGGACTCTGAACAGTATTTTGAAACAAGCGCAATTGAAGGAGGCAAAAAAATGAACCGTTTTCTAGTGATTATTGAAAAAACAAAAAATGCCTATTCAGCCTATTCGCCGGATTTGGCTGGTTGTGTCGCAACAGGCTCAACGCGAGAAGAGGTTGAGAAAAATATTCATGAAGCCATTG includes:
- a CDS encoding type II toxin-antitoxin system HicA family toxin; this translates as MKVRDIIRLIESDGWYLIATKGSHQQYKHPAKSGRVTIAGHSQNANLAPGTLNSILKQAQLKEAKK
- a CDS encoding type II toxin-antitoxin system HicB family antitoxin, with protein sequence MNRFLVIIEKTKNAYSAYSPDLAGCVATGSTREEVEKNIHEAIEMHVKGLKEDNEPIPESLAFAEYIAVAV